Proteins found in one Arachis stenosperma cultivar V10309 chromosome 8, arast.V10309.gnm1.PFL2, whole genome shotgun sequence genomic segment:
- the LOC130946255 gene encoding uncharacterized protein LOC130946255, translated as MVAGGETEKAGDRGRERVFAVVVRVSQLSDMADNGVHQITQAELLAQMVELQAEVRRLAEMSTRNNAGKHEENGPKGPGKDNTDLLNVNPPKEKLTLDNPFSEEITNYQMPKNFTLPSSLEPAFPTYLDGAALLWFSKLPEGSISSFEKLAKSFIDYFAAARIYVHGSDYLGTIRQGPQESLNDYMTRFAEATMEIIDLNPAVHLHAIKSGLKPGKVRETIAVTKPKTLEEFRDRAAGQMEIEELCEAEKTERRRPRREESRTIRSADHKDSRKPFKLTPKFDNYTWFNTKREKIIKEILNAKIIKPPTRAENYQDQRFVDKSKHWAFHQKYRHTTDECVIAKDLLERLARQGLLDKYIEGRRHKENGRDPEERQQTLGSKEDNKWSNSTPPKAIINCIFGGFASRVAITSTRKRSYRAMLAIEGTTPQNKDKFDLQITFSQTDICSAAPKLDDPVVISIQTGELLVQDGSIATLHSNHQQAHQCYNASLKKSKIKEKHQQEVKAILSQNEVLTLAELDP; from the exons ATGGTAGCCGGCGGTGAGACAGAGAAGGCAGGAGACAGGGGAAGAGAAAGGGTTTTCGCGGTGGTTGTTCG GGTTTCTCAACTCTCCGATATGGCCGATAATGGAGTTCACCAAATCACTCAGGCCGAGCTCCTGGCCCAGATGGTAGAACTGCAAGCTGAAGTTCGAAGACTCGCTGAGATGTCCACTCGAAACAACGCCGGCAAACACGAGGAGAACGGCCCTAAGGGCCCAGGCAAAGACAACACAGACCTACTGAATGTCAATCCTCCAAAGGAGAAGTTAACCTTGGACAACCCGTTCTCCGAGGAAATCACCAACTATCAGATGCCAAAGAATTTTACACTGCCCTCTTCCCTTGAGCC GGCTTTTCCCACATACCTTGATGGAGCTGCATTACTTTGGTTTTCAAAATTACCTGAAGGATCAATCTCTTCATTTGAAAAATTGGCGAAGTCCTTCATCGACTACTTCGCGGCGGCGCGGATATATGTACATGGATCAGACTACTTAGGAACCATCCGCCAAGGTCCACAAGAAAGCCTAAACGACTATATGACGAGATTCGCAGAGGCTACCATGGAGATAATAGACCTGAACCCGGCTGTCCACCTACACGCCATCAAGTCCGGTCTCAAGCCCGGGAAGGTCAGAGAAACAATCGCGGTAACAAAACCAAAAACATTGGAAGAATTTCGAGACAGGGCGGCCGGACAAATGGAGATCGAGGAACTCTGTGAAGccgaaaaaacagaaagaaggCGACCCCGAAGGGAGGAAAGCCGAACAATAAGGTCGGCCGACCACAAAGACTCCAGGAAACCATTCAAGCTCACCCCAAAGTTCGACAATTACACTTGGTTCAACACAAAAAGGGAAAAGataattaaagaaatacttaaTGCCAAAATCATAAAACCTCCGACAAGAGCAGAAAATTATCAAGACCAACGATTCGTCGACAAAAGTAAACACTGGGCTTTCCATCAGAAGTACAGACATACAACTGACGAGTGCGTCATAGCTAAAGATCTGCTGGAAAGATTAGCTCGGCAAGGCCTTCTGGACAAATATATCGAAGGAAGAAGACATAAGGAAAACGGCCGAGACCCAGAAGAACGCCAACAGACCTTAGGGAGCAAAGAGGACAATAAATGGTCGAACAGTACACCACCAAAAGCCATTATAAATTGCATTTTCGGAGGGTTTGCCAGCAGAGTTGCAATAACCTCGACAAGAAAAAGAAGCTACCGCGCAATGCTGGCAATCGAAGGAACAACCCCGCAAAACAAAGACAAGTTCGACCTTCAAATCACCTTCAGCCAGACAGACATATGCTCGGCAGCACCAAAACTAGACGACCCGGTGGTAATCTCTATCCAAACAGGCGAGCTATTG GTACAGGACGGAAGCATAGCAACGCTTCACTCAAATCACCAACAAGCTCACCAGTGCTACAACGCAAGCCTGAAGAAGtcgaaaataaaagagaagCATCAGCAAGAAGTCAAAGCGATCCTCAGTCAGAATGAGGTCCTAACCCTGGCCGAGCTCGATCCCTGA